One genomic segment of Laspinema palackyanum D2c includes these proteins:
- a CDS encoding chloride channel protein, with translation MWLQSLSSYSWVVARLRAFFLRPKRLAMFEACLIGLVSGLAAVFLKQGVGWLGGWRIYASFNLPSWIGLPMIGLMGGAIAGFLVERCATEAAGSGIPQVKAALAGVPLSLDLRVAFIKLVSTGITVGSGLTLGRQGPTVQIGAAIAAEIGRWFPTSPDYRRQLIAAGAAAGLAAGFNAPLAGVLFAVEELLCDISAFSLGPAILASFIGAVVSRILGGKSLDLNLSATGFQSQFTAPEIPFYLILGILSGLLGTLFTQGIIASIKFNRKVIRVPLPWRMGLAGLICGVAIALLPPLFRNNSGLREFLLTGSPTAGASAIAFLSHFCLTIIAAGSGAPGGLFAPSLILGSALGYLVGIWEFSVLGAGLPTTYALAGMGAFFCAVSKAPITAVVMIFEITTDFNLVLPLMIGSLVSYLVAEMAESGSLYDKLLKLNGIDLKAEATPNAILSEIRAADVMQRRVETLTRETSIEEVVQAFSRSHHRGFPVLEGGKLVGMVAQSDLAKISKLNLPPDTILEKIMTPQAVKVSPGDTLMEVLFQLNRYNLSRVPVTEGRKLVGIITRTDIIRAESDRLTGKQGFGPHPEPSYLVYQTRSPATGQGRLLVPLANPETAPALLRLAVAIAHQRNYELECLQTIVISRHQSPDETSVTTIPSRRLLRLAERIGRDWNVPVHTQVRVAHDVAQAMLETIDERHIDLMLMGWKGSTGTPGRIFGNVADTIIRQAPCDAILVKMGKTSFSPSRRRPETPRSGKISVLTTGLERPLPRPRSFQRWLVPIRGGPSGLATVKLLPGLVSMTTNPEIRLCQVFGPGTYGSDQGVLDQALAFLERQVTCPVISTSLCANSVEDALIDLAQKDQCDVIVLGASREGLLHSVVKGNIPEAIARNCDCTVMLVRTGSAS, from the coding sequence ATGTGGCTCCAGTCCCTTTCCTCGTATAGTTGGGTAGTGGCAAGGCTTAGAGCTTTTTTCCTGAGACCAAAACGGCTTGCCATGTTTGAAGCCTGTTTAATAGGTTTGGTCTCTGGACTGGCGGCGGTTTTTTTGAAACAAGGGGTGGGATGGTTGGGAGGATGGCGGATTTATGCGTCGTTCAATCTGCCTTCTTGGATTGGGTTGCCGATGATTGGACTCATGGGAGGCGCGATCGCCGGATTTCTCGTCGAACGCTGTGCCACGGAAGCGGCAGGGAGTGGCATTCCCCAGGTCAAGGCGGCCCTAGCCGGAGTACCGTTATCCCTAGATTTACGAGTCGCCTTCATTAAATTAGTCAGTACCGGGATTACGGTGGGATCGGGCTTGACCTTGGGGCGGCAGGGTCCAACGGTGCAAATCGGTGCGGCGATCGCCGCTGAAATTGGCCGATGGTTTCCCACCTCCCCGGATTACCGAAGGCAACTGATCGCCGCTGGTGCAGCCGCCGGTTTAGCCGCTGGTTTTAATGCCCCCCTCGCTGGCGTGCTGTTTGCCGTTGAAGAACTTCTCTGTGATATTTCGGCCTTCTCCCTAGGGCCAGCTATCCTCGCCTCATTTATTGGGGCCGTTGTCTCCCGCATTTTAGGGGGAAAAAGTCTTGACTTAAATTTAAGCGCAACGGGCTTTCAATCTCAATTCACCGCCCCAGAAATCCCGTTCTACCTGATTTTAGGCATCCTCTCCGGTTTGCTGGGGACCCTCTTCACCCAAGGCATTATCGCCAGTATTAAATTCAACCGGAAGGTGATCCGAGTGCCCTTGCCTTGGCGGATGGGACTGGCGGGATTAATTTGCGGCGTGGCGATCGCCCTGTTACCCCCGTTATTTCGCAATAATAGCGGCTTGCGGGAGTTCTTGCTCACCGGCTCCCCCACTGCCGGAGCCTCGGCGATCGCCTTCCTCAGTCACTTTTGCCTGACCATTATTGCCGCTGGATCCGGCGCACCGGGAGGTTTATTCGCCCCTTCCCTGATTCTCGGTTCGGCTTTAGGCTATCTCGTAGGCATTTGGGAATTTTCGGTCCTCGGTGCCGGATTACCCACCACTTACGCCCTAGCAGGCATGGGCGCTTTTTTCTGTGCGGTTTCCAAAGCCCCCATTACCGCCGTCGTGATGATTTTTGAGATTACCACGGACTTTAATTTAGTCCTCCCCCTGATGATTGGTTCCCTGGTATCTTATCTCGTCGCGGAAATGGCTGAAAGCGGTTCTTTGTATGATAAGTTACTCAAACTCAATGGCATTGACCTCAAAGCAGAAGCCACCCCGAATGCGATTCTCAGTGAAATTCGCGCAGCCGATGTCATGCAGCGCCGAGTGGAAACTTTAACCCGCGAAACCTCCATTGAGGAAGTCGTCCAGGCATTCTCTCGCTCTCATCATCGCGGATTTCCGGTCCTAGAGGGGGGGAAATTAGTGGGAATGGTGGCTCAGTCGGATTTGGCCAAAATCTCTAAGCTGAATTTACCCCCGGATACCATCCTGGAAAAGATTATGACTCCCCAGGCGGTGAAAGTCTCCCCAGGGGATACCTTGATGGAAGTGCTGTTTCAACTCAACCGCTACAATCTCAGCCGCGTGCCGGTGACGGAAGGCAGAAAGCTGGTGGGGATTATTACGCGCACGGATATCATTCGGGCGGAAAGCGATCGCCTCACGGGAAAACAGGGATTTGGACCGCACCCCGAACCGTCCTATCTGGTCTATCAGACGCGATCGCCCGCCACAGGTCAAGGGCGCTTACTCGTCCCCCTGGCTAATCCTGAAACCGCCCCGGCATTGCTCCGCTTGGCTGTGGCGATCGCCCATCAGCGCAACTATGAACTGGAATGTCTGCAAACCATTGTCATCTCCCGTCACCAATCCCCCGATGAAACCTCTGTGACAACGATTCCCTCTCGTCGGTTATTGCGCCTTGCTGAACGCATCGGTCGGGATTGGAATGTGCCCGTGCATACTCAAGTTCGCGTGGCCCATGATGTCGCCCAAGCCATGCTGGAAACCATTGATGAGCGACATATTGACCTGATGTTGATGGGATGGAAAGGCAGTACCGGCACTCCCGGGCGGATTTTTGGGAATGTGGCGGATACCATCATTCGCCAAGCCCCTTGCGATGCAATTTTGGTGAAAATGGGTAAAACCTCCTTCTCCCCCTCGCGACGCAGGCCGGAAACCCCCCGTTCAGGCAAGATTTCCGTCTTGACAACTGGACTGGAGCGCCCCCTCCCCCGTCCTCGGTCGTTTCAACGATGGCTGGTTCCCATTCGCGGTGGGCCGAGTGGTTTAGCAACGGTGAAATTACTCCCCGGATTGGTGTCGATGACCACTAATCCTGAAATTCGCCTCTGTCAAGTGTTTGGGCCCGGAACTTATGGCTCCGATCAGGGGGTCCTTGACCAGGCTTTGGCCTTTCTGGAACGGCAAGTCACCTGTCCGGTGATTTCAACCTCCCTCTGCGCCAACTCGGTTGAGGATGCGCTGATTGATTTGGCCCAAAAAGACCAATGTGATGTAATTGTTCTCGGTGCCAGTCGGGAAGGGTTACTGCACTCGGTGGTCAAGGGGAATATCCCGGAGGCGATCGCCCGCAATTGTGATTGTACCGTGATGCTGGTTCGCACTGGGAGCGCTAGTTGA
- a CDS encoding cob(I)yrinic acid a,c-diamide adenosyltransferase, giving the protein MTRTGIGIRTAVSQERIVGQIHVYDGAGKGKSQAALGVVLRSIGLGINTPLQSRVLLLRFLKGPARHYEEDAAIEALQRGFPHLIDQVRTGRAEFFGPDEITRFDRLEAQRGWDVAKGAIASGLYSVVVLDEINPVLDLGLLSTEEVVRTLDHKPEHLEVIATGRSAPPALLDIADLHSEMKSHYHAGGAENGIDGIEIYTGAGKGKSTSALGKALQAIGKGISHDQSHRVLIVQWLKGGSGYTEDAAIAALRHSYPNLVDHQRCGGDAIVWRGQQKEIDYVEAERGWEIARSAIASGLYKTIVLDELNPTVDLELLEVQPIVDALLRKPKDTEIIITGRCQNIPAYFELASVHSEVFCHKHYANHGVELKRGVDF; this is encoded by the coding sequence ATGACAAGAACTGGCATCGGCATTCGCACGGCTGTTTCTCAAGAGCGCATTGTAGGTCAGATTCACGTTTATGATGGCGCGGGGAAGGGGAAATCCCAGGCGGCCCTTGGAGTCGTGCTGCGTTCGATTGGCTTGGGTATTAATACGCCCCTACAAAGCAGAGTGCTGTTGTTGCGGTTTCTCAAGGGTCCGGCACGGCATTATGAGGAAGATGCGGCGATCGAGGCTCTGCAACGGGGTTTTCCGCATCTGATTGATCAGGTTCGCACGGGAAGGGCGGAGTTTTTTGGTCCTGATGAAATCACAAGGTTTGACCGACTGGAAGCGCAACGGGGATGGGATGTGGCAAAAGGAGCGATCGCCTCGGGTCTCTATTCGGTGGTGGTGTTGGACGAAATCAATCCGGTTCTGGATTTAGGATTACTCTCGACTGAGGAGGTGGTTCGCACCCTGGATCATAAACCGGAACATCTGGAAGTTATTGCCACGGGGCGATCGGCACCCCCAGCTTTATTAGACATTGCGGATTTACATTCGGAAATGAAGTCCCACTATCATGCCGGAGGGGCGGAAAATGGCATTGATGGGATTGAAATTTATACGGGTGCAGGAAAAGGTAAGTCTACCAGTGCCTTGGGTAAGGCGTTGCAGGCGATCGGGAAGGGAATCAGTCACGATCAATCCCATCGGGTGCTGATTGTGCAGTGGTTGAAGGGGGGAAGTGGCTATACGGAAGATGCAGCGATCGCCGCGTTGCGTCACAGTTACCCTAATTTGGTGGATCATCAGCGCTGTGGCGGTGATGCCATTGTCTGGCGGGGTCAACAGAAAGAAATTGACTATGTGGAGGCAGAACGAGGATGGGAAATTGCGCGATCGGCGATCGCCTCGGGACTCTACAAAACCATTGTCCTGGATGAACTCAATCCCACCGTTGACTTAGAACTGCTGGAAGTTCAACCCATTGTTGATGCCTTACTCCGCAAACCCAAAGACACGGAAATCATTATCACCGGGCGCTGTCAAAATATTCCCGCCTATTTTGAATTAGCCAGTGTTCATTCAGAAGTCTTCTGTCACAAACATTATGCCAATCACGGGGTAGAACTCAAGCGCGGTGTTGATTTTTAA
- the fraC gene encoding filament integrity protein FraC yields the protein MVFPLPTILLQTFFLTISVAIESSVFYARCQVSRKTSVEYALTINLISACVGWIFFFYIEPVLSPPLKIQLVTYVFLNKLGEGGLSLIFIIGFFVFWANFSIKLISLNLFNKLVDYAYPLQPEAELEENSRYYTRKVKKAPERRQAMAVLWGHSYSHSVILLVLWLKNLQNTS from the coding sequence ATGGTTTTTCCTCTGCCCACAATTTTACTTCAAACCTTTTTTTTAACAATTTCCGTCGCCATTGAATCCTCCGTGTTTTATGCGCGCTGTCAAGTCAGCCGAAAAACTAGCGTTGAATATGCACTGACGATTAATTTAATTTCCGCTTGTGTGGGCTGGATATTCTTCTTCTATATTGAGCCTGTTCTTTCACCTCCTCTCAAAATCCAACTCGTTACTTATGTTTTTTTAAATAAACTGGGAGAGGGGGGTCTTTCTTTAATCTTTATCATCGGATTTTTCGTGTTTTGGGCTAATTTTTCAATTAAGCTAATTAGCTTAAATTTATTTAATAAACTTGTTGATTACGCTTACCCCCTTCAACCAGAGGCTGAACTAGAAGAAAACTCTAGATATTACACTCGAAAAGTCAAAAAAGCCCCCGAGCGCCGCCAAGCAATGGCTGTTTTATGGGGTCATTCCTATAGTCATAGTGTTATTTTATTAGTTTTATGGTTAAAAAATCTTCAAAATACCAGTTGA
- a CDS encoding DUF5357 family protein: MLKYCIDRLRPPRPFCWETFILLSIFSWLLSAFSWLLVPPAENAYHFTHTGGLIFFVVGTAWWQWERPITLFGIKIGPWIVGLLLSLILFDDLSENWRHQAMVVTWPLLTGSVRSLPKFFRGRLLPSWPPISIRKELTVMFLFHVLVSLWLQFGFVMNQWLKEYPTLLAEDFTRSSFAISRGIEAPEIPQGNIMINEMEAFLREQMDGQQWPRANQVISGLLENRIDIDEAVKKRLPEIEENEWWTLRGTVIQRQAGFGITLLAIFDGVPLVSEDYYLEKSCEISRTFRQRGPASSRPPAEALDRAEVECGPASDRKSGPIPSQGQGFD, translated from the coding sequence ATGCTCAAATACTGTATTGATAGATTGAGACCTCCCCGACCTTTTTGTTGGGAAACTTTTATTTTATTAAGCATATTTTCTTGGTTGCTCTCTGCCTTTTCCTGGCTGCTTGTTCCCCCGGCTGAGAATGCCTATCATTTCACCCATACCGGGGGATTGATATTTTTTGTGGTGGGAACGGCTTGGTGGCAATGGGAACGACCGATAACACTATTTGGCATCAAGATAGGTCCTTGGATTGTGGGATTATTACTCAGTCTTATTTTGTTCGATGATTTATCTGAAAATTGGCGGCATCAAGCAATGGTTGTCACTTGGCCCCTGCTGACTGGTTCGGTGCGGTCCCTGCCGAAATTTTTTAGAGGGCGACTCTTACCCAGTTGGCCTCCTATCTCAATTCGTAAAGAATTAACGGTGATGTTTTTATTTCATGTTTTGGTAAGTTTATGGTTACAATTTGGGTTTGTAATGAATCAGTGGTTAAAGGAGTATCCCACCTTATTAGCAGAAGATTTTACCCGCAGTTCATTTGCTATTTCCCGAGGAATTGAGGCACCGGAAATCCCCCAAGGAAATATCATGATTAACGAGATGGAAGCTTTCCTTCGGGAACAGATGGATGGGCAACAGTGGCCCCGAGCAAATCAAGTGATTTCGGGATTGCTAGAAAACCGAATTGACATTGATGAGGCGGTTAAGAAAAGGTTACCGGAGATTGAAGAAAATGAATGGTGGACATTGCGGGGAACGGTGATTCAGCGTCAAGCAGGATTTGGCATCACCTTATTGGCAATTTTTGACGGGGTGCCCTTAGTATCGGAGGACTATTATCTGGAAAAATCCTGCGAAATCTCACGGACCTTTCGGCAACGGGGACCGGCGAGCAGTCGCCCCCCCGCAGAGGCGTTAGATCGGGCTGAGGTAGAGTGCGGACCTGCCAGCGATCGCAAATCCGGACCCATCCCCTCCCAAGGGCAAGGCTTCGATTAA
- a CDS encoding ABC transporter permease: protein MNPGRTLAIANNVFWEVIRARVLYFIMVFGLFFIGAMRLIPEYAVLTEDKILLDLGIAAIGILGLIVAAFVGTAPIQNEIENRTVLVLLAKPISRAEFIVGKHLGLCAVLAVLITVTMGLYLGLMSLSQINYPLLSLLVAAFYLFLELSLLTAVAIALSVFTSSLLATLLTFAVYVMGHLSEDIVAAGELSKNPTVEAITRGLYLILPDLSRLDLKNQAVYGILPDAMTLSFNFIYALFYIVLLLAIANLIFSRKEF, encoded by the coding sequence GTGAACCCAGGCAGAACGTTAGCGATCGCAAACAATGTCTTTTGGGAAGTGATTCGCGCTCGCGTCCTCTATTTTATCATGGTGTTTGGGTTATTTTTTATCGGGGCAATGCGCCTCATTCCAGAATATGCTGTTCTCACTGAGGATAAAATTCTTCTGGATTTGGGAATTGCGGCGATCGGCATTTTGGGATTAATCGTTGCGGCATTTGTCGGAACTGCACCGATCCAAAATGAAATCGAAAATCGCACGGTTCTTGTTTTGTTGGCTAAACCCATTAGCCGCGCTGAATTTATCGTGGGCAAACATCTGGGGCTCTGTGCTGTATTGGCGGTCCTGATTACGGTGACGATGGGGTTATATTTAGGGTTGATGAGTTTATCTCAGATAAACTATCCCCTGTTGAGTCTGCTTGTGGCGGCGTTTTATCTATTTTTAGAACTGTCTTTACTCACGGCGGTGGCGATCGCCTTAAGTGTCTTTACCAGTTCGTTACTGGCAACCCTCCTGACTTTTGCCGTTTATGTGATGGGACACCTCAGTGAGGATATCGTTGCCGCCGGTGAACTGAGTAAAAATCCCACGGTTGAAGCGATTACCCGAGGGTTATATTTAATCTTACCCGACTTATCCCGGTTAGACCTCAAAAATCAAGCCGTTTATGGGATATTACCCGATGCCATGACCTTGAGTTTCAATTTTATTTATGCCTTGTTTTACATCGTGCTGCTGTTGGCGATCGCTAATTTAATCTTTTCTCGAAAGGAATTTTAA
- the larE gene encoding ATP-dependent sacrificial sulfur transferase LarE, with translation MQQLQQLQQIFQEMDRALIAYSGGIDSTLVAKIAYDTLGKKALAVTAVSPSLLPEDLEDARIQAAEIGIAHEEVTTQEMANPNYTANPVNRCYFCKSELHDTLKPLAISRGYPYVVDGVNGDDLHDYRPGIQAAKERGARSPLAEVGLTKVQVRQLAKFLDLPWWDKPAQPCLSSRFPYGEEITVEKLQRVGRAERYLRKLGLKNLRVRSEGDSARIELPPEQIKEFVLITDLPALVAAFQEFGFIYVNLDLEGYRSGKLNQVLTPEVLAKAPAGV, from the coding sequence ATGCAACAACTCCAACAACTTCAACAAATTTTTCAAGAAATGGACCGGGCATTAATTGCCTATTCCGGCGGCATTGATAGTACCTTAGTCGCCAAAATTGCTTACGATACCCTGGGAAAAAAAGCATTAGCGGTTACCGCAGTTTCGCCCTCTCTCCTTCCCGAAGACTTAGAAGATGCGCGGATTCAAGCGGCAGAAATTGGCATTGCTCATGAAGAAGTAACCACTCAGGAAATGGCGAATCCCAATTACACCGCCAATCCCGTTAATCGCTGTTATTTCTGTAAAAGTGAACTCCATGATACCCTCAAACCGCTGGCGATATCTCGGGGATATCCTTATGTGGTGGATGGGGTGAATGGGGATGATTTGCATGACTATCGCCCAGGGATTCAAGCGGCGAAAGAACGAGGGGCGCGATCGCCGCTTGCCGAAGTCGGACTCACGAAAGTCCAAGTGCGTCAACTGGCGAAATTCTTAGACTTGCCTTGGTGGGATAAACCCGCCCAACCCTGTTTAAGTTCTCGCTTTCCTTATGGGGAAGAAATCACCGTAGAAAAGCTCCAAAGAGTCGGTCGCGCCGAGCGTTATTTGCGAAAATTAGGACTCAAAAATCTCCGAGTTCGGTCCGAAGGAGACAGCGCCCGCATTGAATTACCCCCGGAACAAATCAAGGAATTTGTCTTAATCACGGATTTGCCTGCGTTAGTGGCTGCCTTTCAAGAGTTTGGATTTATTTACGTTAATTTAGACCTAGAAGGGTATCGGAGTGGTAAACTCAATCAGGTCTTAACCCCCGAGGTGCTGGCAAAAGCACCGGCAGGAGTATAG
- a CDS encoding phosphate-starvation-inducible PsiE family protein produces MRRFRRGYSRLSDSFRDDNFVHITEQIQIVIAKVLSILMIIIILVAVCDLIIFLAQVLFTEPVGFLTNTLFKIFGLFLNILISMEILENITAYMKKHTVQVELVIVTSLVAVARKIIIFDLEKYSEFALLGLAVAIFALSISYWIVRSLNSNSRA; encoded by the coding sequence ATGAGACGTTTCAGAAGAGGGTATTCCCGACTGAGTGATAGTTTTAGAGATGATAATTTTGTTCATATCACGGAACAAATTCAGATTGTCATCGCCAAAGTGTTGTCAATTTTAATGATTATTATCATTTTAGTTGCCGTTTGTGACTTGATTATCTTTTTGGCCCAAGTTCTGTTTACGGAACCTGTGGGCTTTTTAACGAATACGTTATTTAAAATATTTGGCTTGTTCCTGAATATTCTGATTTCTATGGAAATTTTAGAGAATATTACAGCCTATATGAAAAAGCATACGGTGCAAGTGGAACTGGTGATTGTGACCTCCCTAGTTGCGGTTGCCCGAAAAATTATTATTTTTGACCTAGAAAAATATTCAGAATTTGCCTTACTGGGTTTGGCTGTTGCTATTTTTGCCCTATCGATTAGTTACTGGATTGTCCGCAGTCTCAACTCTAACTCACGCGCCTAA
- a CDS encoding methyl-accepting chemotaxis protein: MKTTTQLIVAAVALFTSSFINVVSVSYLINRMSDDGRVVNHAGIIRGAGQRLVKLELADVEEDDLIDEIERIIQGLIEGDRDLQLPPATDPNFLQKMQAVQTGWFTLKATIQEHRNAPQGDEILLEESEIFFALSNAAVFAAEDFAKGKVQLTQVSQITLFLLNLAVLVGICWVTHILQSQIKKAIVAIASSCTEIAAIVTQQEVVVSMQAASVHQTSTTTTHIRHSSEESAQEAIAAKKAASAVINLAVQGGKTVQELLEEMASVQNNSKAIYNKINDLKEHTRCSETISNVVSRMANQTNLLALNAAIEAKRTGIDGKGFNIVAAEIRQLANHSKKSAEEIQQLVADIQTAMSSTLQVTQEGSKKVEQSVESIQKMTAAFQSVADAIDEIFTHNARISVTAQEQANAIQQVVEAMDSINNGAKETVNGISQTKLGMQQLNQAAWSLKTMV, encoded by the coding sequence ATGAAAACTACGACCCAGTTAATTGTTGCAGCCGTTGCTCTATTTACGTCTTCTTTTATTAATGTGGTATCCGTTTCCTATTTGATTAATCGCATGAGTGATGATGGTCGAGTGGTCAATCATGCCGGAATTATCCGAGGTGCGGGCCAAAGACTGGTTAAGTTAGAACTGGCTGATGTGGAAGAAGATGATTTAATTGATGAAATTGAGCGAATCATCCAGGGATTGATTGAAGGCGATCGCGACTTACAACTTCCCCCGGCAACCGATCCCAATTTTTTACAGAAAATGCAGGCCGTTCAAACCGGGTGGTTTACCCTAAAAGCCACCATTCAAGAGCATAGAAATGCACCCCAGGGAGACGAGATTCTCCTGGAAGAGAGTGAAATATTTTTTGCATTGTCCAATGCTGCTGTATTTGCGGCTGAAGATTTTGCCAAGGGGAAAGTTCAGTTAACTCAAGTCAGTCAAATTACTTTGTTTTTATTAAATTTGGCCGTATTAGTGGGGATTTGTTGGGTCACCCATATTCTCCAGTCTCAAATCAAAAAAGCGATTGTGGCGATCGCCTCCTCTTGCACAGAGATAGCGGCGATCGTCACCCAACAGGAAGTGGTGGTTTCTATGCAAGCGGCTTCTGTCCATCAAACCAGCACTACCACTACCCATATTCGTCACAGTTCAGAAGAGTCCGCACAAGAGGCGATCGCCGCAAAAAAAGCGGCTTCTGCTGTCATTAATTTGGCCGTGCAAGGAGGTAAAACCGTGCAGGAACTGTTAGAAGAAATGGCGAGCGTTCAAAACAATTCTAAGGCAATTTATAATAAAATTAATGACTTAAAAGAACATACCCGATGCAGTGAAACTATTTCCAATGTGGTCAGTCGCATGGCGAATCAAACCAATCTTTTAGCCTTAAATGCAGCTATAGAAGCCAAACGTACCGGAATTGATGGAAAGGGATTTAACATTGTAGCGGCTGAAATTCGCCAGCTTGCCAACCACAGTAAAAAATCTGCCGAAGAAATTCAACAGTTGGTTGCTGATATTCAAACTGCGATGAGTTCCACCTTACAGGTAACCCAAGAAGGGAGTAAAAAGGTAGAACAATCTGTGGAAAGTATCCAGAAGATGACGGCAGCCTTTCAATCTGTTGCCGATGCCATTGATGAAATTTTCACCCACAATGCCCGAATTTCTGTGACTGCCCAGGAACAGGCTAACGCTATTCAGCAAGTAGTTGAAGCAATGGATTCTATCAACAATGGGGCAAAAGAAACCGTGAATGGCATCAGTCAAACCAAACTGGGAATGCAGCAACTCAATCAAGCAGCATGGAGTTTAAAGACAATGGTTTAG